In Mercurialis annua linkage group LG6, ddMerAnnu1.2, whole genome shotgun sequence, the following are encoded in one genomic region:
- the LOC126685683 gene encoding uncharacterized protein LOC126685683, translating to MTLTAISTFLLLLSFTAVSLAEITDTSDAQSAYEALAGYGFPIGILPKGVVSYELDRTTGSFRANFNGSCSFALEGSYQLKYKSTITGYVSDRKLTQLRGVSVKVLFLWLNIVEVSRSGDNLYFSVGITSASFPLDNFYVCPQCGCGLDCDNVGKLSKIRRSNPFVSSI from the coding sequence ATGACTCTCACCGCCATCTCCaccttcctcctcctcctctctTTCACCGCCGTATCTCTCGCCGAAATCACCGACACATCCGACGCTCAATCAGCCTACGAAGCCCTCGCCGGATACGGTTTCCCTATCGGTATCCTCCCTAAAGGAGTAGTCTCTTACGAACTTGACAGAACCACAGGCAGCTTCCGCGCCAATTTTAACGGTTCTTGTAGTTTTGCTCTAGAAGGTTCATATCAGCTGAAATACAAGTCAACAATCACCGGTTACGTAAGCGATAGAAAGCTAACACAGCTCCGTGGAGTCAGCGTGAAGGTGTTGTTTCTATGGCTGAATATCGTGGAGGTCTCTAGAAGTGGCGATAATCTTTATTTCTCCGTCGGGATTACGTCGGCGAGTTTTCCGCTTGATAATTTCTATGTGTGTCCTCAGTGTGGATGTGGATTGGATTGCGATAATGTTGGTAAATTAAGCAAGATTAGGAGGAGCAATCCTTTTGTTTCTTCAATTTag